From the Entelurus aequoreus isolate RoL-2023_Sb linkage group LG24, RoL_Eaeq_v1.1, whole genome shotgun sequence genome, the window ATATCAAAACAATTGGGTGTGCATTATTATCTATTATCTGTTTGTCTACAGTCATTTGAAAAACTCACtttatgaaacatgtttttttcttaaatagtTATCAATAcagtgtttataaaaaaaatacagtacaaaaatatacaaaaggcgcatttaaAGGCTACAAACAGGAAGAGCTATGTGTGAATCTGTGATCTTTCCCAGCACAGATGAGCATTTGGAATTTACTGCGACTGTCTTTGCAGAAAAAgtaaatacaatatataaataaatctgaGCATTTAAATACGTGTGCATTAAAGATGAGTTTTTCAGCATTTCTCCAGCTGGTCCATGTTGTGCAGCAGCTGACCGAGGAGCTCCTTCACTCTCATGAGCGCCTCCATGCTTACGGTGAGGACGAAGGCTCGCTGACTCTGCAGCCGCTGCAGTGGACCGGATACTGACGGCTTGGGCTTGGAGTCGCTGCAGTGACCCCGCCTCCACTGCACCAGGTAACCCTTTAGGGACGAGATGTCCGTCTTGACCTGGGACACGTTCAGGGAGTCCGAGATGAGGTCGTTGTAGCCGTCCAAGAGCGCCACCACCGAGGAGAGCCCGTCCAGTTGGTCCGCAGGCGACGCCAACGTCACGCCAGCAGGAGCCTGCGCCGAAATGGCAGCAATCAGTCAAGTTTGTCGCTTGACGTTTATTTAATGATGTTCATCCTGAGAGCGTTACCTGGATGTTTGTATTCAGCCTCACAACCAGCTGCTCGGCCATCCGCTTCACCTTGGATTTAATCCTCATGGCGTCCGTCGGCAGAGGCACAGCTGTGGTCATGCTCAACACGTGGGAGAAAGACACCAGGAAGGCCAAGGTGACGTAGTCCATGTTTGCTCACTTTATTTTCTGAGAGAAACACAAACATTAGATAGGATGCATGTCGTTTTGTTTCTTCCCTTCATCGCACGTCTTCCTGTCACGTCCGCTCATCAACACAACGCTGTGTTTGCAAATAATAGTCCAAGTACAAAGATCATGAACTGTCTAAATGCAGACATCTGCTGAGGTCTTGCTATCCTGATTTGGATTGTAGATAACCTTAGCACACAATGCATTACTGCAAagtattgtaccgtatttttcagactataagttgcagtttttttcatagtttggccgggggtgcgacttatactcaggagcgacttatgtgtgaaattattaacacattagcgtaaaatatcaaataatattatttagctcattcacgtaagagactagacgtataagatttcatgggatttagcgattaggagtgacagattgtttggtaaacgtatagcatgttctttttgttatagttatttgaatgactcttaccataatatgttacgttaacataccaggcacgttctcagttggttatttatgcttcatataacgtacacttattcagcctgttgttcactattctttatttattttaaattgcctttcaaatgtctattcttggtgttggattttatcaaataaatttccccaaaaaatgcgacttatactccggtgcgacttatatatgttttttttccttctttattatgcattttcgtccggtgcgacttatactccggagcgacttatactctgaaaaatacggtagttattaatattactaataattgtacTATTATTTTAATTAGTCATCCCTCGCCACGCTACGCTGCAAATATTGCGGTTTCACCACATTGCacattttctttcctttttttaaagcatattctacaacaaTTGCAGTTAAAATTAAGCATGACCAAGCTTTCAAGTTGCTAAATGAGTTAAAAATAGTAGTAATTGCCACAATGcataaagtcagtgttcaaaaacaagaaaaaaaaaatacaaaaattaggggtcttttatttgaactaagcaaaatgatctgccaatagaacaagaaaatttggctagtcaag encodes:
- the LOC133641482 gene encoding leptin-like, with product MDYVTLAFLVSFSHVLSMTTAVPLPTDAMRIKSKVKRMAEQLVVRLNTNIQAPAGVTLASPADQLDGLSSVVALLDGYNDLISDSLNVSQVKTDISSLKGYLVQWRRGHCSDSKPKPSVSGPLQRLQSQRAFVLTVSMEALMRVKELLGQLLHNMDQLEKC